The proteins below are encoded in one region of Dromaius novaehollandiae isolate bDroNov1 chromosome 9, bDroNov1.hap1, whole genome shotgun sequence:
- the CEP19 gene encoding centrosomal protein of 19 kDa has translation MTYIAKKCGICFQPPSIILIYKEEDKDKTRQRIMPIRNFSKFSDCSRAAEQLKNNPRHKAYLEGVSLRQLKKFYGLLKGHLGGQSLAESLEQIRQEETIDPEEDMNKLDDKELAKRKSIMDELFEKNRKKKDDPDFIYNVEVEFPQDEQLESCGWDVESGEEI, from the exons ATGACTTACATTGCGAAAAAGTGTGGCATTTGCTTTCAGCCTCCATCCATTATTCTCATCTATAAAGAAGAAGACAAGGATAAAACTCGCCAGCGTATCATGCCTATCCGAAATTTCTCAAAGTTCTCAG ACTGTAGCAGAGCTGCTGAACAGCTGAAGAATAACCCTCGGCACAAAGCTTACCTGGAAGGAGTCTCACTACGTCAGCTGAAGAAGTTCTATGGTTTGCTGAAAGGTCATTTGGGAGGACAGAGTCTGGCTGAGAGCTTGGAACAGATTCGTCAGGAAGAGACCATTGACCCAGAAGAGGATATGAACAAATTAGATGATAAGGAGCTAGCCAAAAGGAAGAGCATCATGGATGAACTCTTtgaaaagaacaggaagaagaaagatgaCCCAGATTTTATATACAATGTTGAGGTTGAGTTTCCACAGGATGAGCAGCTGGAGTCCTGTGGTTGGGATGTGGAGTCAGGCGAAGAAATCTGA